CCTTATCTGAAATTTGATTTAGAAAAATTAAAAGAATATGCCAAAAAAGTCAATCCGCATTTGATTTTCTTCGAACTTTCTGCAACGTCAGGCGAAGGACTTCATGAGTGGTATGATTATTTGGCGCAATCTATAAAACAATAAATATGTGTTTAGCAGTTCCAGGCCGTTTAGAAAAAGTCACAGTAGAACTTGATGAAACTTTTAGAATAGGAAAAGTATCATTTGAAGGGATAATAAAAGAAGTCAATTTAGCCCTTGTGCCAGAAGCCAAAATAGGAGATTATTTGTTAGTGCATGTTGGTGCGGCCATCGGCATTATTGATGAAGCAGAAGCTAAGCGAACTATGGAGGTTCTAAAAGAAATGGGCGAAGAAATTTAAGTATGAAATGAATAAGAATAGCGAAGTAATTCATCTGCATCACGGCAGTGGCGGCGAGCATATGACCAAATTGCTCAATGAAGTAATTTTTAAGATTTTAAAAAATGATGTTTTAGAAGTTCGCCACGATGGTGCATTTTTAAACCTTCAAGGTAATTTGGCATTTTCAACAGACAGTTATGTGGTTTCTCCGATATTCTTTAAAGGCGGTAATATTGGCGAACTTGCTGTAAACGGAACGGTAAACGACCTTTCGATGTGTGGCGCTGTTCCTAAATATCTTTCTCTGGCTTTAATTATAGAAGAAGGTTTTGGTTTGGACGAATTCACCCAAATTATTAAATCCATAAAAGAAGCCGCTGACAAAGCAAATGTTCAAATAGTTACCGGAGATACCAAAGTGGTCGAAAAAGGAAAAGGCGATCATATTTATATAAATACATCAGGTATTGGTGTTGTGCACGAAAAAGCCAATATCAAAATTGAGAATATAAAAGAAGGAGATGCCATTATTATAAATGGAGCAATAGCCTCGCACGGAATGGCAATTATGTCTGAAAGGGAAGGGCTGGAATTTGAAAGCGATATTCTTAGTGACACTATTAATTTGAATCATACGATTAAAGATTTAATGGATCGTTTTGGAGATAAAATCCATTTTTTGAGAGATGCAACGAGGGGCGGACTAGCTTCTGTATTGAATGAAATAGCGGTTGATGCAAATCTCGGGATTGCAATTTTTGAAGAAAAAATAAAAGTAGAGAATCAAGTAAGAAGCGCTTGCGAATTATTAGGTTTAGATCCTTTGTATGTTGCAAATGAAGGTGTTTTCGTGTGTATAGCAGCCTCTGAAATTAAAGAAGAAGTAGTGCAGATTCTACAGAAAATAAATCCTAATGCTTCTGAAATAGGATTTGTTACAGCCGAACATCCGTCAAAAATAATTATTGAAAGTGCTTTTGGCGGAAAAAGAGTCATAAAACCTCTTGTAGGTGAACAGCTGCCGAGAATTTGTTAAAAGTTTTTCTTGTAAGGTTTCAAAACCTTGCGGAATTATAATAAAAAAAGCGCCCGATAACTTCGGGCGCTTTCTGTAATAAAAATATATTTTTTAGTTTTTCTCAATCCATTTTCTTGCGTTTACAAAAGCTTCATGCCAAGGAGAAACTTCGTCGTTTCTGTCTTTTGGATAATGGGCCCAGTTCCATTGGAAAGTTGAACGCTCAATGTGTGGCATCATAACCAAATGTCTTCCCGTTTTGTCGCACATCATTGCCGTATTGTAATCAGAACCGTTAGGGTTTGCTGGATATCCTTCATAAGCATATTTAGAAACAATGTTATAGTTTTCTTCTGCAAGAGGCAATTTAAATTTACCTTCTCCGTGAGAAACCCAAACTCCTAAAGTACTTCCTGCCAAAGTCGATAACATAACTGAATTGTTTTCCTGAACTTTTACAGATGTAAAGATACTTTCGTGTTTCTGGCTTTCGTTATGAAGCATTTTTCCGTGAACTTCATGCTCAGGATTAATTACTTCTAATTCCATAAACAACTGGCATCCGTTACAGATTCCAACCGATAAAGTATCTTCTCTTTTGAAGAAA
This is a stretch of genomic DNA from Flavobacterium endoglycinae. It encodes these proteins:
- a CDS encoding HypC/HybG/HupF family hydrogenase formation chaperone, with protein sequence MCLAVPGRLEKVTVELDETFRIGKVSFEGIIKEVNLALVPEAKIGDYLLVHVGAAIGIIDEAEAKRTMEVLKEMGEEI
- the hypE gene encoding hydrogenase expression/formation protein HypE; translation: MNKNSEVIHLHHGSGGEHMTKLLNEVIFKILKNDVLEVRHDGAFLNLQGNLAFSTDSYVVSPIFFKGGNIGELAVNGTVNDLSMCGAVPKYLSLALIIEEGFGLDEFTQIIKSIKEAADKANVQIVTGDTKVVEKGKGDHIYINTSGIGVVHEKANIKIENIKEGDAIIINGAIASHGMAIMSEREGLEFESDILSDTINLNHTIKDLMDRFGDKIHFLRDATRGGLASVLNEIAVDANLGIAIFEEKIKVENQVRSACELLGLDPLYVANEGVFVCIAASEIKEEVVQILQKINPNASEIGFVTAEHPSKIIIESAFGGKRVIKPLVGEQLPRIC